In Anaerolineales bacterium, the following proteins share a genomic window:
- a CDS encoding CopD family protein has protein sequence MTPPPDWAVAIAYWLHFLATVAWIGSLSAIAFLFLPAIKRTLDANAQLALIEAVQKRFEPVTWFSLSLLVLTGLFQMSVNPHYDGFLSTSTQWSLAILAKHFLGMIVIVVSAIQTWDVIPAIRRAILISKKTKNTAQLESLQRREIRLLQINLALGILILAATAVARAS, from the coding sequence ATGACGCCTCCTCCCGATTGGGCAGTTGCAATCGCCTACTGGCTGCATTTCCTCGCAACGGTCGCGTGGATCGGAAGTCTTTCAGCCATCGCGTTCCTCTTCCTGCCCGCCATAAAACGCACACTCGATGCGAATGCCCAACTCGCGCTCATTGAAGCCGTCCAAAAACGGTTCGAGCCGGTTACGTGGTTCAGCCTCAGCCTGCTGGTGCTAACCGGCTTGTTCCAGATGAGCGTCAACCCGCACTATGACGGCTTTCTTTCCACCAGCACACAATGGTCGCTGGCGATCCTCGCTAAACATTTCCTCGGAATGATCGTGATCGTGGTCAGCGCGATCCAAACCTGGGACGTGATTCCCGCCATCCGCCGCGCCATCCTCATCTCGAAGAAAACGAAGAACACGGCTCAACTGGAATCCCTGCAACGCCGCGAGATTCGACTTCTGCAGATCAATCTCGCTCTAGGAATCCTCATCCTCGCCGCGACAGCAGTCGCGCGCGCGTCATAA